The Tolypothrix sp. NIES-4075 DNA segment CTGCGAAACCTTAGCGATCCTTTGCGTTTAAAAAACGACTAACACACAAAGCCCGAAAATCATCACCACGCGCTTCAAAATTAGGATACTGGTCAAAACTCGCACAAGCTGGAGATAGCAGCACAACAGACGCTTGATGTGTGAGTGCTAAGGATGGCGATCGCTTAACCGCATTCTCCATTGTTTCCACAATTTCGTAACTATCATACCCCACCTCTTCTAAGCGTTTGGCAAAACTTTCAGCCGCACTACCTATAAGTAATACTACAGCGGCTTTCGCCTTAATTTTTGCTAGCCACGCTGTATCATCTCCAGCTTTCGCTTCCCCACCGGCAATCAAAATCACCGGACCTTGCACCGATGCTAAACCAACTTCCGCAGCGTCGTAGTTAGTCGCTTTGCTGTCATTGATAAAATCGATATTTTTCCAAGTGCAGATATGCTCAAGGCGATGGGGAACCCCAGGGAATTCACGAATTGCCTGAGATATAGCATCTTTCTCAATTCCTGCCAACCGCGCTGCTGCTACTGACATTAGCAGATTTTGCTGATTGTGTTCGCCTACCATCCGCAAAGCTGACACTTCTACAATGCGTTCATCTTCTTGTAGAGACGCGACATTTAGAGACGCGATTAATCGCGTCTCTACAACCCAACCATCTTCTATATAAAAGCCTTTTTCACCAATCAGATGCTCTTTGCCTTTAACACTTGTCCAATAAGCATTATTCCATTGACTTGCACCAATCTTGCTTAAATACGCATCATCCCCATTGAAAACTTGTAGCTGAGACTGTCGCAATAATTTCGCTTTGATATTGTAATAGTTCTCTAAAGTTTTATGACGAGCAAGATGATCTGGTGTAAAAGTCGTCCAAACACCAATGCGGGGAGCAACAGTATTAGAAGATTCTATTTGATAACTGCTAAATTCAGCAATTATCCAATCAGGATGCTTTGGCAATAAAGCCACTTCGCAAGCTGCCAAGCCGATGTTACCGCAAGCGGGGGCGTTAAATCCGGCGGCTTGAAAAATTGCGGCTGTTAAAGCTGTGGTGGTAGTTTTCCCGTTAGTGCCAGTAATTCCCACCCAAGGTATAGTTTGTAAATGTCGCCAAGCGAGTTCCATTTCCCCGATAGTTTCAATTCCCAATTCTCGCGCTTTGACTAATAAGGGAATATCCCAAGGTACACCAGGACTAACGACAATTAACTGGAGTAAATCGAAATCATTCAAATCCAGGGAATACCCCAGTTTAACAGTTATTCCCAAGGTGGCAAGTTCTTGTTGCTGGTGAAGGAAGTTTTCGGAGGTGTTGCGTGAAGCAAGGATATGCGCATTAGCAGAATCACTAAGCACCACCTCCCAACCTTCCTTTCTCAACAATCTCGCCGCAGCAACACCGGACTTTCCGAATCCAATTACATGAGCTTTGGACATAGACTGTAGCAGTTATCCCTGGTTAAGTCTCACTATGGTAGCGTTTATTGGCACATTTTACACAAAAATTTGTTGCCTAAACTATAAATTTTTGACGACGGCACCAAAATCAGCTAAAACACGAGCATGGTTGCGAAGTAATCCGAGCAAATGTAATCGGTTGCGCTTGATTTCTGGATTTGAGTCCATTACTAAGACGCTTTCTGCACCATCAAAAAAGTTGCTGACGGCAGGAGCTATTTTTTCGAGTGCTGATACTAATTGTCGATAGTTGCGCGATCGCTTTGCGGATTCTGTTTCTGGCACTAACTGAATTAAACCATTTAACAACGCTTCTTCTGAGGCTTTTTGGAATAATTCGGGATTGACTGCAACCGTGGGGTTAAGCTGGATGAAGTCCAAATCACCTTGCGCTGCTAACCGAGTTGAACGGTTGACGGTTTCATAGATTTTATCTAATGTACCGTCGCTGCGAATTTCTTGCAAGAATAATGCGCGATCGCGTACATCCAATAAATCTTTTAAAGCGCGTTCCGCATATTCTGGATCGTTTTCTCCCAATACTGCATTCACTAAGTCATAATCAATCGATTTCTCTTCTTGCAACAGCGTGCGAATGCGTTGCAGAAAAAAGTCTTTTAGTGCCGTACCTAACTTTTCACCATCTTTGTTGTAAGCTGTGGCAAAATTACTGGCTATTTCCTCAATTAATTCTTGCAAATTAATCGCCAAATTTCCAAACCAAGTAATATTAACTATCGCATTTGCCGCTCTTCGCAAAGCAAACGGGTCAGATGAACTTGTGGGTATCATTCCCAAGCCAAAGATACTAACTAAAGTATCGAGCCTGTCTGCCAAGCCGACAATTTGACCTGTCAGGGTTTGAGGTAAATCATCGCCTGCGTTTCGTGGTAAATAATGTTCAAAAATTGCTCTGGCAACTTCTGGAGATTCTCCACTTTTAGCAGCGTATTTTTCTCCCATAATTCCTTGCAATTCTGGGAATTCATACACCATTTGGCTGACCAAATCGGCTTTACAAAGCAAAGCTGCTCTTTGAATGTTGCTAGTTTCTTCTTGACTTAATTGCAGTTTTGCTGTAATTATTTCGGCATTTTCACAGATTCGCTCAACCTTGGCACGCACCGAACCTAAATCTTCTTGAAAAGTGACTTTCTCTAACTGCGGTAAAAAGCTTTCTAAAGGCTTCTTTAAATCGCTGTCGTAGAAGAACTTACCGTCAGCTAAACGTGCGCGGATAACTCTTTCATTTCCGACAGCAACGATATCTGATTTTGCGGGGTCGCCGTTGGAAATTGTCACGAAATAAGAAAGTAATTCTTTGCTATTTTCTCCTTTGAAGACGGGAAAATAACGTTGATGACTTACCATCACAGTGGTAATCACTTCCGTGGGAAGTTCTAAAAAATCAGCTTCAAATTTACCGACAACTGCTGAGGGGAATTCTACTAAATTTGTGACTTCTTCTAACAAGTCGGGGTAGATTTCTGCGTGTCCGTCGAGATTTTGCACAGATGAGAGAACTTGCTGTTTAATTGTATTTGCGCGTTCATCCGCATCAACAATGACAAAAGCAGAACGTAACGTGGTAAGATAATCACTAGCGTGGGGAATAGTGACTGGTTGTGGATGTAAGACACGATGAGAATGAGTTAAGCGATCGCTTCTTATCACCTCCGAACCATTATCCAACTCAATCGGCAGCACCGCATCATCTAACAAAGCCACCAACCAACGAATTGGACGCGAAAACTTCACATCACCATCACCCCAACGCATCAACCGCTTACCTTCTAAGCTGAAAATCCACTCTTTGACAAATTCCGTCAAAATTTCCGCTACTGGACGACCGGGAGTTTTTTTTCTAACAAAGATAAATTCACCCTTCTCAGTGGGACGAATTTCAAAATCAGCAACATCTACACCTTGCTTTTTCGCAAACCCTGACGCTGCCGGTGTCGGTTTACCATCTTTAAACGCAGCTTGTGCGGGGGGACCTTTAATTTCTTCTTCTTTGTCTGGTTGCTGCGCTGGTAAATTGGTAATTAACACAGCCAAACGTCGGGGAGTGCCGTAAACTTCCACCGCATCGCTAGTTAAGTTGTGTGCTTGCAAACTTTGGGGAATGCGCTGTTTCCACTGCTTAACAGCGCTACTGAGAAAGCTTGCGGGTAGTTCTTCTGTACCAACTTCTAATAAAAAATTAGTCATTCGCGGATCATAAACGCACTAATTTCAACAGTTTACCTTGCTCCTTCGCGATCGCGCTGTATTCGAGGAAGGAACAGCTAGGTGTGTGATTAAGCCGATTTGCATACCAAGTGACCAGTGACCAGTGACCACGTAGGGGATTTAGAAAGAATGCGTGTTACGTATTCGGAGCGTAGTGGGTTCAAGCCCCGACTAATTGTCTTTTTTTTTGAATTTTGAATTTTGAATTTTGAAGCTCGGGGAAAGCGACTTGATTCAGAAAAGGATTTTCGTATTTCTAATTTTATTTATTAAATATTTAAATATTTAAATAAAATCGAAAAATACTTAAAGGGACAGTAATCAAGTAAAGTCAGAGAGGACAATTTCAGTCATATTGGCTGCATTCGCAGTTGTCCATTGAGGGGTATCTATGATTCATCGGATTCTGGCTAGCAGTCGGCAATTGATTCTCTTAGCGGTTATTTGTTCGTTTATCGCTTCGGTTACGATTTTACTTTATGGTGTGATTCAAACAGGTAATGCGATTTTGCAGGTATTACATGATGGTGCAGTTTCTAGTAAAGGAGCAAAAAAACTAGTTGTATCGCTGGTTGAAGTAATTGATATGTTTTTACTCTCAACTGTTTTTTATATTACAGCGTTAGGGCTATACGAATTGTTTATTGACGATCGCATAAATGTACCAGAATGGTTAGAAATTCACAATATAGACGACTTAAAAGGCAAATTAATCAGCGTGATTATAGTAGTGTTAAGTGTATTGTTTTTAGGGCAAGCTGTAACTTGGTCAGGTGATGCTAATTTTTTACCTTTTGGTGGTAGCGTTGCCTTGGTAATTGCTTCATTAACCTACTTTTTGAGCGCACATAAGAATTACAAGAAATAATCACAAAAAAGGTGATATTTATTGCAACAGAAAATGCTTTGAGTGCGATCGCCATTGTTAGTTTACCGTGCCATGAACAAACAAAACAAGCGATGTCACAGACAAGCCGCTAACCTGCGGCAACGCCAAGGGCGAACGCGTCTACGCACGACGGTCAAATCAAGGACAAATCATCCGCCCAAGCCCTGTTAAAATAGGTTCATACTGCTCAGGTGTCAGACTCCCCCGATATGCGACAATTCGATTAGCATCTAAAACCCTGAGTTGATCCAATAGCGCAATAGATGGGGACTTTAACCGTGCAACTCCCGCAGCAAAACGTAGATATAAATCAGGTGAAGTATTAGCCCATTGTAGTCCTCTATCAGTCGTCATTGGGATGACAACTATTAATTCAAAACGCGGTATACCTAAACGACTGGGAAACCCTACGACAATAGCGGGTCTATAGCCTTCTTGTTCACGACCTTGCGGGTTTTGTTGAGGAAATCGTGCTGTTACAATATCCCCAAACTGTAAAGAACGAGTCGTCGTCATTCCTCAACTATTACTACTCCCTTTCCAGGATAATACTTAACAGGCAGACCCTCATTTAGTTCTCCTGGTTGCCAATCATAAGCATCATAACTATCCAAGTTAGATAAGTCAGTCTCTAGCCATTGTGCGTCATCTTCTTGCCGTGAATCTTCACTTTTTACGGATAATAACTGTTTATGATTCTCCCCGCGCCACTCCAAAAAAGCAACAAAGTCTAGAACTTGCTGAAGTGCTTCTTCTGGTATGCATTCTAGTTTCTGGACAATCTGTTGTTTGAGAGAATCCATAATTATGCTTGACAATTTATCAGACTTATGAATTTTAGCAAAAAGGCGATCGCATTGTAAGGGGATGCAATCGCATTGTATCGGGAAACAATCGCATTGTATCGGGTGACAATCGCATTGCATCGGGATGCGATCGCCATTGTCTAAGTGTATCGCTCTCAATGTTCAGGAAACATAAAAGTAGAGCGTTCGCCGAAGCCGGCGGCTTCCGCATCGCAAAACGAATAAACGTAGCTGCGTATTTCCCGGTAGCGATCGCTAAAATATTTTGATAAATCCTACAAGCAATATGGTTTACTTAGTATTGGTGTAGTCTAACTGTTTTTCAGTAATTGCCATTGAGCTAGGAGGTGCAATGTCTAAGAGAAGTACTCGTTTAGGTTGGTTCTTAGGGATTGCGATCGCATCATGTGCAAATTCAGCTTTAGCTCAAATTACACCGGATAGCACTCTGGGAGTAGAGCGATCGCTTTTGACACCGAATGTGCAAATTAACGGTGCATTAGGCGATCGTATCCAAGGTGGTGCCCAACGCGGCAGCAACCTTTTTCACAGTTTTAGTCAGTTTAATATTAATAATGGACAAAGAGTGTATTTTGCCAATCCTACAGGGATAGAGAATATTCTTACGCGAGTTACAGGTAAAGAAAGCTCAAATATTTTCGGGACATTGGGTGTTGAAGGCAGCGCGAATTTATTCTTTCTCAATCCCAATGGTATTTTATTTGGTCAAAATGCTCGTTTGGATGTGCGGGGTTCATTTCTGGGAACGACAGCAAATAGCTTTATTTTTCCAAATGCGCTAGAGTTTAGTGCGACTAATCCACAAGCACCACCGTTGTTGACTATCACTGCACCGATTGGCTTACAGTTTGGTTCGCAACCTGGAGGCATTACAAGCCAAAGTAGTCAATTGAATGTTGCATCTGGTAGCAACTTAGCACTAATTGGTGGTGAAACCGTCTTGGATGGTAGTACTTTGTTTGCAATTAATGGACAGGTGCAATTAGGAGCAACTGGGGGAGAGACAACCGTTGATTTGAATGTCAATGGTTCCAAGTTGAATTTCAATCTACCAGAAAATGCAAGTCGCGCGCCCATTACATTAACCAACGGAGCCTTTGTTGCTACGAGTGGGGATAGTGCCATTAAACTAGTGGGCGGACAGATAAATCTTAATGGTTCGTCTATCTCTGGTCAAAATGGCGGCTCGATTTCAATTAATGCCACAGGGCTTGGTCTGGATAACGGCTCTTTAATCGAGACTCGTACACCAGGGGCAACGAAGGCTGGTAATATTCAAATTCAATCCAGTGATGCAGTAACTCTTGCCAACGGTTCATTTTTGTTTGGTGAAAATGGCGGCTCGATTTCAATTAATGCCACAGGGCTTAGTCTGGATAACGGTTCTGGAATCCAGACTACTACGCAAGGGACAACGAAGGCTGGTAATATTCAAATTCAAGCCAGTGATGCAGTAACTCTTGCCAACGGTTCATTTTTGTTTGGTCAAAATGGCGGCTCGATTTCAATTAATGCCACAGGGCTTGGTTTAGATAACGGTTCTAATATCCAGACTGCTACCCGAGCGGCAACGAACGCTGGTGATATTCAAATTCAAGCCAGCGATGCAGTAACTCTTGCTAATGGCAGCCAAATTTTATCAAACAGTCGCAATTCAGCTACGGGAAATGGGGGTGATATTGCCATCAATGCTCGGAAGATCGCAGTTACCGGAGACGGAACAGCAGAAAATAGCGGCATCATTAGTACACTTACCCTTGGTCAGGGAAATGCAGGAAACCTCACTTTAAATGCAACAGATTTAGTCAATGTTAATGGTGGCTTTGTCTCTGTTAACACTGGTGGTGCAGGCAACGCGGGAAACTTAACGGTACGAGCCGGGAATGCGGTCAATGTTACTGACATAGGTAGGTTATCGCTGTTGAGCACTGGCTCAGGTTCAACGGGAAACCTGCGGATTGAAACCGGTACATTGCACGTTCAAAATGCAAACCTATCGGGAGGAGTGTCAACACTTGCAGTTGGGTCTGGTAGTGTGGGTTCGATTTCGATTCAAGCGCTTGATGCAGTTGAAGTGATTGATAGTGCAATCAATGCACAAGTACTCTCTGGCAGTGCAGGTCGAGCAGGGGATATTACAATTGAGACACCGCGAGTCAATCTTAAAGATGGCGGACAGGTCAGGACGGATACCTTTAGCGGTGCTAATGCTGGCAACATTATCATTCGAGCCAGTGAGTTTGTTGATATTAGCGGTATCTCGCCATCAACATTATTATGTTGGTGTGCTGACTAGTCAGGTGTCGAGTGGAACGACTCTTGACGCAACGGGGAACGGTGGCAATATCACCATCCCAACAGGGAACGGTGGCAATATCACGATTGAAACACCACGATTATCTTTGAACCAGGGAGGTAGCCTATCGACTACATCCTTTAAAAGCCGAGGCAATGCTGGAAATATCACCATCCGCGCTAAAGATGTGCAACTTGATGGATTTGTGAGAGTGCCTAACGAACGTTTACCGAAACAATTTCAGTCACCAGTCGGTGGACTGTTTTCTCTCAGTGAGTTAAATTCGGAAGTACAGGGTAGCGATGCAAATGTGCGGGGTGGCACGATTACCATTGACACCGAACGATTGCGGTTGAGTAATGGCGCAAACGTGAGTACATCAGCATTGTCAGGACGGGGACAAGGGGGAAATTTAGTAGTTCGTGCTACCGACTCGATTGATATTACAGGTGTCGGTGGAAAACTAATTGATGGTTCATTTTCACCGTCTGGTTTATTTGCCGACTTGCAAACAGGAGGTATCGGTTCGGGTGGCAATATCAGCGTTGAAACTGGACGCTTGAACCTGAGCAATGGTGGAGAAATCTCTGCATCTACCTTTAATCAAGGCAACGCTGGAGACATTGCGATTCGTGCGGCTCAAATTGATTTGCGCGGAGAAAAGACCGCCATTAGAACTCAGGTTGATAGCGAAGCCAGGGGCAATGGTGGTAACATCAGCATTAATAGCGATCGCCTGATTGTAGGTGACGGTGCAGAAGTGTCATCCGGCACTTTCGGCAGAGGTAACGCTGGTAACTTAACTGTTAACGCGAATCAAATTAAACTTTTTAACGCAGGTGGGTTATTGACGCCAACTAACTCTGGCAATGCCGGAGATTTGACAGTAAACACCCAACGCTTAAGCCTCCGTAATGGTGGACTAGTTCAAGCTAGCACAGCGTCAGGTAGCACCGGGCGAGGTGGTAATCTTACCATTAACGCATCTGATTCTGTTGAAGTCATCGGCTCCTCAAATGACAATCGCTTCCAAAGCCTCCTCTCTGTTCGCAGCCGAGGTGAGGGACAAGCAGGAAATATCATCGTCAATTCGCCGCGCATCAGCGTCGCAGATCGGGGTACGATTAATGCTGAATCTTCTACAACTGATGGCGGCAACATCAACCTAAACACAAATCTACTACTGTTGCGGCGCGGTGGTAATATTTCTGCCACGGCAGGTCTTGCCCAAGGTGCAGGTAAAGGCGGTAACATTACCATCAATGCTCCTAATGGTTTCATTGTCGCCATACCCACAGAAAATAGCGACATCACCGCCAATGCTTTTGCTGGCTCTGGAGGTAGAATTGACATTACAGCACAAGGCATTTTTGGTATTAAGCCTCGTCCCCGCCAAACTGACTTAAGTGATATCACTGCCAGTTCGCAAAGTGGGGTGCAAGGCACTATAGAAATTAACACACCCGATGTAGACCCCAATCGGGGATTATTAAAACTGCCTACAGGTTTAGTAAGTACTCCTGGGTTAGTTGCTTCTAACTGTAATGCCTTTATTGGCAAAAAAGGTAGTGAATTTACTGTAACCGGACGTGGGGGTTTACCACTCAGTCCTGACGATTTCCTCAGCCCTGATGTGCTGTGGTCAGATACTCGCTTAAGCGCTACCACAGCGCAGCAAGATAAACCCAAGACACCTATTGCCAAATCACCCTCTAAACCTGAAGCGATCGCAATTGTCCCCGCTACTGGGTGGGTGTTCAACAACAAAGGTGAAGTTACGCTCATCTCTTCTGCACCCAATGCTACAGGCTTAGGTTATACTCCTACTACCTGTCTTGGACACTGAATTAAAAGAGTCTTTTTTATCAATTCTTTGTAGAGTTTTCCAGTATTTTCCTTGATTTGATTGGGCGATCGCTTTACGCGACATGTAAAATCAACTTTATCGCCTAATTTTGCCGCAAAGCGTGAAGACTGACAGCATTTTTTATCAATTCTTTGCCGAGTTTCCCAGTATTTTCTTTGATTTGATTGGGCGATCGCCTAATACCATTTCACGTTAATAGCGATACATATCAATCTTGTAGAGACGACTGTCGAACAAATAGCCGAACAGCTAGATATTGATATTGAAGCTGTTCGGCAGGCAGCACAACAATCTTAAAGCAGACTCCAAAGCGCAGAAAGTAATTATACCAATTGGCGATTTAGGTGATGTCTGGCGACAAGAAGCAGAGTTTCTACGCACTTCAGTGCTTAGAAAGCGCTGAAGCGCTTACTACGTAGTTTCATTACATTTCGATTAGTTCACGCACTAACTGCGCTAATTTTTCCGCGCTGTCGGGAACTGCGATCGCTTTACTTTTTGAAGCCATATCAGCTAATTCTGCGGGGGACTGCAACAGATGCAAAACTTTACTTTGCAATACTTCAGCAGTTAACTCTGATTGCTTGAATGCGATCGCTGCACCGACTGAGGTAAATACTTCGGCATTGTAAGTTTGATGATCTTCTGCCGCAAATGGATAAGGAATCAAAATCGATGGCACTCCACATACTGCCAATTCTGTCAAGCTTCCCGCACCAGAACGACTAATTGCTAAATCAGCGCGTTTTAACAATCCCGCCATATTGTCATAAAACGGTAACACAATATATTGCGGATGCTGTAACTTATCGGCTTCTGGGTCGTTATCTCCGGTCAAATGGACAACCCAAGCACCAGCATCAAACCAAGCTGTAACGCAGGAGCGCACCAACTTATTAATAGCGACTGCACCTTGGCTACCACCAAAGACGACAATTAAACGAACATTCTCCGGAATCGGTAAATCTAGGGGGACAATTCCGGAATTCAAAAAAGGCGATCGCACCGGAGTATTTGTATAAATAGTTTTGGCACGAGGTAGATACTTAGCCGCAACTTCAAACCCGACTGCCACAGCATTACACCAAGGACCAAAAAAGCGTGTTACTTTACCAGGTAAGGCGTTAGACTCATGGAGAATCACAGGTAAACCAAGCGATCGCGCGGCAATTACAGCCGGACCTGCGATATAACCACCCGTAGTAAAGACACCTTGAAAATTACCTTTTTTCAGAAGTTTTCTTACTTGGAGAATCGAACCAACGAGTTTACCAAAAATTCGTAAAGATGAAAATCCCAACCCTTGCTGAAATCCCTCAACTGCAATAGTATTCAAGGGGTACTGCTTGGGAACAAGCGATCGTTCTAGCCGATTCGGGACACCAAGCCACTCAATTTGATAATCTGGCAATTGTTCGGCAAGTGCGATCGCCGGAAATAAGTGTCCACCAGTTCCACTAGCAGCTATTAATAATCGTATCGGTGCGTTAACCATCAACCCTCTACCGTTGTGCTTTGAAGCTTAACTAAGATAAAACAATTTACTAGCCTTCTTTCGCTAAATCCTGAACCTATCAACAATGCCTAACTTAATTGTGTTACTACTTAAACGCCAAAGAAAATTTTTAGCCTCAAACTGGCTAATTTTGTTTTTACTGACACTTGGTTTATTATCCGGTTGGAAATGCGCTCAAGCGAGTACCCCAGACACCGCACCAACCGCACTGAAAAATTTATTGACGCAAATTGATACAGCAGCAAGTCAAGGCAATGTGACAAAAGTAATGCAGTTTTACAGTCCCAATTTTACTACTGGGGATGGCTTAACTCACGCCAATATGCAAAAAGCCTTGGTTGGACTGTGGAAACGGTATCCACAATTAAAATACACTACCCAACTGCAATCTTGGAAATCAGAAGGTAATGCCATTATCGCCGAAACGGTGACTAATATAACCGGTTCA contains these protein-coding regions:
- the murD gene encoding UDP-N-acetylmuramoyl-L-alanine--D-glutamate ligase gives rise to the protein MSKAHVIGFGKSGVAAARLLRKEGWEVVLSDSANAHILASRNTSENFLHQQQELATLGITVKLGYSLDLNDFDLLQLIVVSPGVPWDIPLLVKARELGIETIGEMELAWRHLQTIPWVGITGTNGKTTTTALTAAIFQAAGFNAPACGNIGLAACEVALLPKHPDWIIAEFSSYQIESSNTVAPRIGVWTTFTPDHLARHKTLENYYNIKAKLLRQSQLQVFNGDDAYLSKIGASQWNNAYWTSVKGKEHLIGEKGFYIEDGWVVETRLIASLNVASLQEDERIVEVSALRMVGEHNQQNLLMSVAAARLAGIEKDAISQAIREFPGVPHRLEHICTWKNIDFINDSKATNYDAAEVGLASVQGPVILIAGGEAKAGDDTAWLAKIKAKAAVVLLIGSAAESFAKRLEEVGYDSYEIVETMENAVKRSPSLALTHQASVVLLSPACASFDQYPNFEARGDDFRALCVSRFLNAKDR
- the glyS gene encoding glycine--tRNA ligase subunit beta yields the protein MTNFLLEVGTEELPASFLSSAVKQWKQRIPQSLQAHNLTSDAVEVYGTPRRLAVLITNLPAQQPDKEEEIKGPPAQAAFKDGKPTPAASGFAKKQGVDVADFEIRPTEKGEFIFVRKKTPGRPVAEILTEFVKEWIFSLEGKRLMRWGDGDVKFSRPIRWLVALLDDAVLPIELDNGSEVIRSDRLTHSHRVLHPQPVTIPHASDYLTTLRSAFVIVDADERANTIKQQVLSSVQNLDGHAEIYPDLLEEVTNLVEFPSAVVGKFEADFLELPTEVITTVMVSHQRYFPVFKGENSKELLSYFVTISNGDPAKSDIVAVGNERVIRARLADGKFFYDSDLKKPLESFLPQLEKVTFQEDLGSVRAKVERICENAEIITAKLQLSQEETSNIQRAALLCKADLVSQMVYEFPELQGIMGEKYAAKSGESPEVARAIFEHYLPRNAGDDLPQTLTGQIVGLADRLDTLVSIFGLGMIPTSSSDPFALRRAANAIVNITWFGNLAINLQELIEEIASNFATAYNKDGEKLGTALKDFFLQRIRTLLQEEKSIDYDLVNAVLGENDPEYAERALKDLLDVRDRALFLQEIRSDGTLDKIYETVNRSTRLAAQGDLDFIQLNPTVAVNPELFQKASEEALLNGLIQLVPETESAKRSRNYRQLVSALEKIAPAVSNFFDGAESVLVMDSNPEIKRNRLHLLGLLRNHARVLADFGAVVKNL
- a CDS encoding YqhA family protein is translated as MIHRILASSRQLILLAVICSFIASVTILLYGVIQTGNAILQVLHDGAVSSKGAKKLVVSLVEVIDMFLLSTVFYITALGLYELFIDDRINVPEWLEIHNIDDLKGKLISVIIVVLSVLFLGQAVTWSGDANFLPFGGSVALVIASLTYFLSAHKNYKK
- a CDS encoding type II toxin-antitoxin system PemK/MazF family toxin, with the translated sequence MTTTRSLQFGDIVTARFPQQNPQGREQEGYRPAIVVGFPSRLGIPRFELIVVIPMTTDRGLQWANTSPDLYLRFAAGVARLKSPSIALLDQLRVLDANRIVAYRGSLTPEQYEPILTGLGRMICP
- a CDS encoding two-partner secretion domain-containing protein, coding for MSKRSTRLGWFLGIAIASCANSALAQITPDSTLGVERSLLTPNVQINGALGDRIQGGAQRGSNLFHSFSQFNINNGQRVYFANPTGIENILTRVTGKESSNIFGTLGVEGSANLFFLNPNGILFGQNARLDVRGSFLGTTANSFIFPNALEFSATNPQAPPLLTITAPIGLQFGSQPGGITSQSSQLNVASGSNLALIGGETVLDGSTLFAINGQVQLGATGGETTVDLNVNGSKLNFNLPENASRAPITLTNGAFVATSGDSAIKLVGGQINLNGSSISGQNGGSISINATGLGLDNGSLIETRTPGATKAGNIQIQSSDAVTLANGSFLFGENGGSISINATGLSLDNGSGIQTTTQGTTKAGNIQIQASDAVTLANGSFLFGQNGGSISINATGLGLDNGSNIQTATRAATNAGDIQIQASDAVTLANGSQILSNSRNSATGNGGDIAINARKIAVTGDGTAENSGIISTLTLGQGNAGNLTLNATDLVNVNGGFVSVNTGGAGNAGNLTVRAGNAVNVTDIGRLSLLSTGSGSTGNLRIETGTLHVQNANLSGGVSTLAVGSGSVGSISIQALDAVEVIDSAINAQVLSGSAGRAGDITIETPRVNLKDGGQVRTDTFSGANAGNIIIRASEFVDISGISPSTLLCWCAD
- a CDS encoding Rpn family recombination-promoting nuclease/putative transposase, with protein sequence MKTDSIFYQFFAEFPSIFFDLIGRSPNTISR
- the murG gene encoding undecaprenyldiphospho-muramoylpentapeptide beta-N-acetylglucosaminyltransferase, whose amino-acid sequence is MVNAPIRLLIAASGTGGHLFPAIALAEQLPDYQIEWLGVPNRLERSLVPKQYPLNTIAVEGFQQGLGFSSLRIFGKLVGSILQVRKLLKKGNFQGVFTTGGYIAGPAVIAARSLGLPVILHESNALPGKVTRFFGPWCNAVAVGFEVAAKYLPRAKTIYTNTPVRSPFLNSGIVPLDLPIPENVRLIVVFGGSQGAVAINKLVRSCVTAWFDAGAWVVHLTGDNDPEADKLQHPQYIVLPFYDNMAGLLKRADLAISRSGAGSLTELAVCGVPSILIPYPFAAEDHQTYNAEVFTSVGAAIAFKQSELTAEVLQSKVLHLLQSPAELADMASKSKAIAVPDSAEKLAQLVRELIEM